One segment of Malassezia restricta chromosome V, complete sequence DNA contains the following:
- a CDS encoding Ca2+-transporting ATPase — protein MITHPYERIGDNAPSNPGGKCPPPIAVYDFDHVNRRHTRAQTSASSDQTQFATLENDSHEKTMEMKESVSQSSPNGRSDDLSHVTDSSNKQAYESSRMNCGEYNPVLQNTDHGKGDDDGNSGCLSSFLSLFNGRKRKAAKAAQLKEELEKRLWSDPGPFRFKPGELCSLIDPEDFSKLERMGGIDGLLEGLMTSSDNGICIDPAPSSDSSIAETGTIAQRVQVYGANLLPERKSKSLLMLMWLALQDKILILLIIAAIVSLALGLYTDFTPPQEMQPCVHPEPGKRECPAPPVDWVEGVAILVAVIVVDLVGSLNDWQKERQFRVLDAKKESRPITVQRDGKKHLVDIHDVVVGDVVSLDPGEIVAFDGVILRSHNIKCDESSVTGESDMIQKISYQEFLSEKRHGSTNHKSVFMISGSKVLEGVGDFVVTAVGPLSMNGKLMMSLRDEPEDTPLQTKLNQLAEMISKLGSAAGILMFIALMIRFFVRLGRDSHVDGKEYGESFIDILIISVTLVVVAVPEGLPLAVTLALAFATRRMSNRNLLVRILGSCETMANATCICTDKTGTLTQNNMSVVAGCIGSEMPFHDEVKLEAENAKVSENGIGLGSLTNELPSSIRNVLVQSICINSTAFIPRSTDESDHFVTSTIKKPWWARLISRGSPSAALLKAAQGEVSFVGSKTESALLNLVRRMDWADYEQVRKAADVVQVFPFGSKRKGMGVAVRTDTGVRLYVKGASEILLESSTKLVSVAMSKASASQSIEVISMNEKCRQQLSDTITDYASQSLRTLGLCYRDFDVWPPPGIQTNDLGETAYEDVAKDLTLLGVVAIEDPLRRGVTEAVRACGKAGVNVKMCTGDNILTASSIGKQSGIYRPGGVAIEGPVFRQLSHADLVELAPHLHILARSSPEDKKTLTNTLKDLGEIVAVTGDGTNDGPALKSANVGFSMGIAGSEVAKEASDIVLLDDNFSSIVNAIMWGRCVNDAVRKFLQFQITVNIVAVVITFVSSVSDRDQNSVLTPVQLLWLNLIMDTLAALALATDPADPKSLERKPDRSTAPLITPEMWKLITVQSIYQIILILVLKYRGMDILNSHSDNIAIDLVHNVELNTLIFNVFVWCQLFNQVNARRLDRHLNIFYNIHKNIWFLAILLFEIGCQILIIFVGGATFNVRRISGRDWGISIVAGLVSWPLGIVTRLIPTKPIEDLMIRLKLMKDSKELPTKMAKTSTESLAAEWNEPAIGEIAKQIGTFSRIRGGRLRASNLVLKSDAKFMRENDVHPQQIMAMVPALVGTSVGGMWKMSKQGANSYDEAQEKVPASLLFQQGKIVFHPDTPSDHPFLLRLQS, from the coding sequence ATGATCACCCATCCATACGAGAGGATAGGTGACAATGCGCCATCCAATCCGGGTGGCAAATGCCCGCCCCCGATTGCTGTTTATGACTTTGACCATGTCAACCGAAGGCATACTAGGGCACAAACAAGCGCTAGCTCAGACCAGACACAATTTGCTACCTTGGAAAATGATTCTCATGAGAAAACCATGGAAATGAAGGAATCTGTGTCTCAGAGCAGCCCTAACGGTCGGTCTGACGACCTTAGCCATGTGACTGACTCAAGCAACAAGCAGGCATATGAATCATCGCGTATGAATTGTGGTGAATACAACCCAGTCCTTCAGAATACGGATCACGGGAAAGGTGATGATGACGGCAATTCAGGATGTCTTTCCTCTTTCCTTAGCTTATTCAACGGTCGGAAGCGAAAGGCTGCGAAAGCAGCCCAATTAAAGGAAGAACTCGAAAAGCGCCTATGGTCAGATCCAGGGCCATTTCGCTTTAAACCAGGAGAGCTCTGTTCTCTGATCGATCCGGAAGACTTTTCGAAACTTGAGCGCATGGGTGGTATTGATGGCTTACTGGAAGGCCTCATGACCAGCTCTGATAATGGGATATGTATTGACCCTGCTCCCAGCAGTGATTCATCTATTGCAGAAACAGGTACGATCGCACAACGTGTACAGGTTTATGGTGCGAATTTGTTGCCTGAACGCAAGTCGAAAAGTCTTCTTATGCTGATGTGGTTAGCACTCCAAGACAAGATCCTTATCTTATTGATTATCGCAGCGATTGTTTCCCTTGCATTAGGATTGTATACTGATTTCACACCACCACAAGAAATGCAGCCCTGCGTCCATCCAGAACCAGGTAAAAGAGAATGCCCCGCACCACCGGTTGATTGGGTTGAAGGCGTAGCCATTCTGGTTGCTGTCATCGTGGTGGATTTGGTTGGATCTTTAAACGACTGGCAGAAAGAACGGCAGTTTCGAGTGTTGGATGCTAAGAAGGAATCGCGCCCCATTACTGTACAGCGAGATGGTAAGAAGCATTTGGTAGATATCCACGATGTGGTGGTGGGTGATGTCGTTTCCTTGGATCCAGGTGAAATTGTTGCTTTTGATGGTGTCATTCTGCGCTCGCACAACATTAAATGTGATGAATCAAGCGTCACAGGTGAGTCTGATATGATCCAGAAGATTTCATATCAAGAATTTCTAAGTGAGAAGCGGCATGGGTCGACAAATCACAAAAGTGTGTTTATGATTTCTGGTTCCAAGGTTCTTGAAGGTGTGGGCGATTTTGTTGTCACGGCTGTTGGTCCCTTGAGCATGAATGGCAAATTAATGATGTCGCTGCGCGATGAGCCCGAAGATACACCACTACAGACCAAGTTAAATCAGCTTGCTGAAATGATATCCAAACTTGGTTCGGCTGCTGGCATTCTCATGTTCATCGCGCTAATGATTCGCTTTTTTGTTAGATTGGGTCGTGACTCCCACGTGGATGGCAAGGAATACGGAGAATCTTTTATCGACATCCTTATCATATCTGTGACATTGGTTGTTGTTGCGGTGCCTGAAGGTCTTCCGTTGGCCGTCACCCTTGCGCTGGCATTTGCGACACGTCGTATGTCGAATCGAAATTTGCTTGTCCGCATCTTGGGGTCTTGTGAAACTATGGCCAATGCCACCTGCATTTGTACAGACAAGACAGGCACCCTTACTCAAAACAATATGAGCGTGGTTGCTGGTTGTATTGGCTCAGAGATGCCTTTCCACGACGAAGTGAAACTTGAGGCTGAGAATGCTAAAGTGAGCGAAAATGGCATTGGATTGGGATCTCTTACCAATGAACTTCCAAGTTCGATCCGCAATGTTCTTGTGCAATCGATTTGCATCAACTCCACAGCATTTATTCCTCGGAGCACGGATGAGTCTGATCATTTTGTAACATCCACAATAAAGAAACCATGGTGGGCCAGGCTGATCTCTCGCGGGTCTCCTTCAGCCGCATTGCTCAAGGCAGCTCAAGGTGAAGTTTCTTTTGTCGGTTCCAAAACTGAGTCTGCATTGTTGAATTTGGTACGTCGTATGGACTGGGCCGATTATGAGCAAGTACGCAAAGCAGCAGATGTTGTGCAAGTGTTTCCCTTTGGATCCAAGCGTAAAGGTATGGGTGTTGCGGTCAGAACGGACACAGGCGTACGTTTATACGTCAAAGGAGCTAGTGAAATTTTGCTGGAGTCGTCAACCAAGCTAGTATCAGTGGCCATGAGCAAGGCGTCAGCGTCTCAAAGTATCGAGGTTATATCTATGAATGAAAAGTGCCGGCAGCAATTGAGTGATACGATCACGGATTATGCTTCTCAATCGCTTCGCACCCTTGGGCTGTGTTACCGCGATTTCGACGTTTGGCCTCCCCCTGGCATCCAAACGAATGACTTGGGCGAAACTGCGTACGAGGATGTTGCCAAGGATTTGACTCTCTTGGGTGTGGTGGCCATCGAAGATCCCCTGCGCCGCGGTGTGACCGAGGCTGTGCGAGCCTGTGGAAAAGCGGGTGTCAATGTCAAAATGTGCACCGGTGACAATATCCTGACAGCCTCTTCAATTGGAAAGCAGAGCGGTATCTATCGGCCTGGTGGTGTGGCAATCGAGGGACCTGTCTTTCGACAATTGTCACATGCGGATTTGGTGGAACTTGCGCCGCATCTACATATTTTGGCTCGTTCAAGTCCAGAGGACAAAAAGACTCTGACCAACACCCTCAAAGATCTCGGTGAGATTGTGGCTGTTACAGGTGATGGTACGAACGATGGACCTGCTCTCAAATCGGCCAATGTCGGTTTTTCCATGGGTATTGCGGGATCAGAAGTTGCCAAAGAAGCAAGTGATATTGTCTTGTTAGATGACAACTTTTCGAGTATTGTGAATGCGATCATGTGGGGTCGTTGCGTTAATGATGCTGTGCGCAAATTTCTTCAGTTCCAAATCACGGTGAACATTGTAGCCGTTGTAATCACGTTTGTGTCATCTGTTTCTGATCGTGATCAAAACTCTGTGCTAACGCCTGTCCAACTTCTCTGGCTCAATCTTATCATGGACACACTTGCCGCTTTGGCATTAGCCACAGATCCGGCCGACCCCAAGTCCTTGGAGCGCAAACCAGACCGTTCAACAGCACCTCTTATTACGCCAGAGATGTGGAAGCTCATTACTGTGCAGTCCATTTATCAGATTATTCTGATTCTTGTACTCAAATACCGTGGTATGGATATTTTAAATTCACACAGCGACAACATCGCCATCGATCTTGTCCACAACGTGGAGCTGAACACATTGATTTTTAACGTATTCGTGTGGTGTCAATTGTTCAATCAAGTCAATGCCCGACGTCTGGATCGGCATTTAAACATCTTCTACAATATCCACAAGAATATCTGGTTCCTCGCGATCCTGCTTTTTGAAATTGGATGCCAGATTCTGATTATTTTTGTTGGCGGTGCCACATTCAATGTTAGGCGCATTAGTGGACGTGACTGGGGAATTTCCATCGTGGCTGGTTTGGTCTCATGGCCTCTTGGCATAGTGACACGTCTCATTCCTACCAAACCTATCGAGGACCTTATGATTCGCCTCAAGCTGATGAAGGATTCGAAAGAATTACCGACTAAAATGGCGAAGACCTCGACGGAATCACTGGCTGCTGAATGGAATGAACCAGCCATTGGAGAAATTGCTAAACAAATTGGAACTTTCTCTCGCATACGTGGCGGTCGTCTTCGTGCTAGCAATCTGGTGTTGAAGAGTGATGCCAAATTTATGCGCGAAAATGACGTGCATCCTCAGCAAATCATGGCCATGGTTCCAGCCCTTGTAGGTACAAGTGTGGGCGGAATGTGGAAAATGTCTAAACAAGGCGCAAATTCTTATGACGAAGCACAAGAAAAAGTCCCTGCAAGCCTCCTCTTTCAACAAGGCAAGATTGTATTCCATCCCGACACGCCTTCAGATCATCCTTTCTTGCTGCGGTTGCAGTCCTAG
- a CDS encoding CTD kinase subunit gamma, with protein MTECAKESSNTRINMLFMLDVCLTDDSGTNPDGAAVYRELAVRDLPALIDMIVPPKSWDAVINLGSVQQILLAWRSKRVFEPCLITTLLDTIEQRAASIRERGPEESMLSMAQVSRSDILRRIEEDRERHKHLRENSWKLPQMSYLHALDSKDTNPVQSTMGVISLEFEQQWETTSDINEDDWRKNEEDMTHWWGRPPLTSREA; from the exons ATGACTGAGTGTGCCAAG GAATCATCCAATACACGCATTAATATGTTGTTTATGCTGGATGTATGTTTGACCGATGATTCTGGGACGAACCCAGATGGTGCTGCTGTATACCGTGAGTTGGCTGTGCGAGATCTCCCGGCCCTTATTGATATGATTGTTCCACCAAAGAGCTGGGATGCTGTAATAAACCTTGGAAGTGTGCAACAAATTCTCTTGGCCTGGCGTTCAAAACGAGTATTTGAACCTTGCCTCATTACTACCCTCCTTGACACCATTGAACAGCGAGCTGCAAG CATTCGTGAACGCGGACCGGAGGAGAGTATGTTGAGCATGGCGCAAGTGTCTCGATCAGACATTCTGCGACGAATCGAAGAAGACCGCGAAAGA CATAAGCACTTAAGAGAAAACAGCTGGAAACTCCCACAAATGTCTTACTTACATGCGCTAGACTCTAAGGATACGAATCCGGTACAAAGCACTATGGGTGTCATTTCGCTCGAGTTTGAGCAGCAATGGGAAACCACAAGTGACATTAACGAGGATGATTGGCGAAAAAATGAGGAAGATATGACGCACTGGTGGGGACGTCCACCTTTGACTTCACGAGAAGCATAG
- a CDS encoding chromatin modification-related protein EAF6 yields MEHKRQTDHDLTDLESQIYLYEGSYLNNTAMSGGNVIRGFDSYLKAGSTPASVSRSSSQTISADDRMFSTSSATYQRSLALKFNEPAPEKADDAKISSQGSQASGYKLKRKTDETTKRS; encoded by the coding sequence ATGGAGCACAAAAGACAAACAGATCATGACTTAACTGACCTTGAGTCCCAAATATATCTTTACGAAGGTTCCTACCTGAATAATACAGCCATGAGTGGCGGGAATGTTATTCGAGGGTTTGACTCATACTTGAAAGCAGGTAGCACACCTGCATCTGTATCTCGCAGCTCATCACAAACAATATCCGCAGATGATCGCATGTTCAGCACAAGTAGTGCCACTTACCAACGAAGTCTGGCGCTGAAGTTCAATGAACCTGCACCAGAAAAAGCAGATGATGCCAAAATTTCCTCCCAAGGGTCCCAGGCATCGGGCTACAAGCTAAAACGAAAGACTGATGAAACAACTAAAAGGTCTTGA
- a CDS encoding cytosolic iron-sulfur protein assembly protein 1 — protein sequence MPAQPQTLRKLADLQGHAETVWNLAWNPKKSLLASCSTDKDVRLYSYKKLSSGISGGSETVFRLEEVIPSGHKRTVRCVSWSPTGDILATSSFDSTVGLWEHIPDDIRSSMSDGSPDWECFGTLEGHESECKSVSFSYNGNFLASCGRDKSVWIWEVHPDADFECAGVLIEHTQDVKTVKWHPKEEILASASYDNTIKLYIDDPYYDWVCYDTLEAHDSTVWSLSFSPCGRYLASASDDLSIWIWCRLNADDCKKRGIKPREKASNREGEGWYPSYRIKGHFTRPIYSVSWAAGDASDPAQALGKIAAAGSDGKILIYYVSMSEHDPCDISVQIGAQVEHAHGQADINCIEWAPADRDGAAPCMLASAGDDGEVRIWT from the exons ATGCCAGCCCAGCCACAAACGCTACGAAAACTTGCTGATCTGCAAGGCCATGCTGAGACGGTCTGGAACTTAGCTTGGAACCCTAAAAAGTCATTGTTGGCTTCTTGCTCAACTGATAAGGATGTGCGCTTGTACTCGTACAAAAAGCTGTCTTCTGGTATTTCTGGCGGGTCAGAAACAGTGTTCCGACTCGAAGAAGTCATTCCTTCTGGACACAAACGAACAGTAAGATGCGTTTCATGGTCTCCAACTGGCGATATTCTGGCCACTAGCTCCTTTGATAGCACGGTGGGACTTTGGGAACACATTCCTGATGATATTCGATCATCAATGAGTGATGGAAGCCCAGATTGGGAATGCTTTGGCACATTGGAGGGACACGAGAGCGAATGCAAGAGCGTCTCTTTCAGTTACAATGGTAACTTTTTGGCAAGCTGCGGGCGTGATAAATCTGTATGGATTTGGGAAGTTCATCCTGATGCAGACTTTGAATGTGCCGGCGTTCTTATTGAGCACACACAGGACGTGAAAACCGTAAAGTGGCATCCTAAAGAGGAGATTTTAGCATCTGCTTCCTATGATAATACGATCAAGCTATATATTGACGATCCTTATTATGACTGGGTATGCTATGACACATTAGAAGCGCACGACTCCACTGTGTGGTCTTTAAGCTTTTCTCCATGCGGTCGGTACCTCGCCTCGGCATCAGATGACCTCTCCATTTGGATATGGTGTCGATTAAATGCAGATGACTGTAAGAAGCGTGGCATAAAGCCGCGGGAAAAGGCTTCCAATCGAGAGGGGGAAGGTTGGTACCCATCCTATCGTATTAAAGGTCATTTTACAAGACCTATTTACAGTGTGAGCTGGGCCGCCGGTGACGCATCAGATCCAGCACAAGCTTTGGGAAAAATcgcagcagctggctcTGACGGTAAAATTCTTATTTACTACGTG AGTATGTCTGAACACGATCCTTGTGATATATCTGTTCAGATCGGAGCACAAGTGGAGCATGCTCATGGTCAGGCAGATATTAATTGTATCGAATGGGCGCCAGCGGATAGAGACGGTGCTGCACCCTGTATGCTTGCTAGCGCCGGTGATGACGGCGAAGTTAGGATTTGGACCTAG
- a CDS encoding nucleolar protein 4: MTSSTNEARRGNTLFVTRIPYHVTNTDLETFFSDIGPLRRAFVVTDKETHKSKGVGYVTYTDTEDAEKALEKLQGASLDGSKRHVQLQWADRKSDLKSGKSAELKSTPTQATSRHVVLPDRDPDAVRTIVISGLAGCKPAADEKTIYKRVRKIGDVEQVKFAEHEGSESNDVAFVRFRTPNHAINAINKLHAHQFKGSLLSVELKKRTDGALRREMHMRDDTRKKQHSIQEQIEQFSGKTLPVNQNHLDHASRLIVRNLPFDMSMEDLRAVFLPYGALYNVSLPTDESSGKGRGFAFIWYVSKSDAAKAMEAINGVSLRHGAAEQARLKKAQGKNGREAAKEALAEVHKTAQPARPVAVDWSLSQKDWMSQAEESDEQPSPKRKRMDLSDEEDGNEESEDDDTEAKERPMLAPPEAGTTLFIRNLPYQATEQELKDLFRSFGPLRYARITMDPVTNRSRGTGFICFWKRESADALLRDAEIVHQETSAPDAHTKSNPFKVPSVITADPSAPLVARFSLHGRVLHVVRAVTRETASSLEATARKEREKGDKRNTFLLREGVPFPNTQLAASLSDAERERRMRSFSIRRAQLGANPSLHISKTRLAVHQLPLFVTNKMLKRIALHAVRAFNDEVKEGKRVDLDKDEKDDKTLSVNAKQPTEAKHRPPPSVVVQSKVVLQSERVDPLTGQGRSRGYGFLEMRSFAHALKVLRWANANKNLGSLLVHWWREELEALRAKLIRDDSNEAQLRIKRIDQALNNMETSSKSEARGVLRIEFSIENITTVRKRVLRQEQARDKASKRQKKEDDTVQETMEESESDQDADDESQHLPSQRTAKLHRKSGSEKIQREMKNRSLGSLIGKKRAVRKRKHNSK, encoded by the coding sequence ATGACTAGTTCAACAAACGAAGCACGGCGTGGAAACACACTTTTTGTCACGCGTATACCGTATCATGTAACAAACACAGACCTAGAGACATTTTTTAGTGATATTGGCCCACTGCGTAGGGCTTTTGTCGTCACGGATAAGGAGACACACAAATCCAAGGGTGTGGGTTATGTGACATATACTGATACTGAAGATGCGGAAAAAGCACTCGAAAAGCTTCAGGGCGCTAGTCTGGATGGAAGTAAACGACATGTACAGCTTCAATGGGCCGATAGGAAATCGGATTTAAAATCTGGTAAAAGCGCTGAGTTGAAATCGACTCCTACGCAAGCAACTTCACGACACGTGGTCTTGCCAGATCGTGACCCTGACGCCGTTCGTACCATCGTCATTTCTGGACTTGCCGGATGTAAACCGGCTGCAGATGAGAAAACAATCTATAAGCGTGTGCGCAAGATTGGGGATGTTGAACAGGTGAAGTTCGCTGAGCACGAAGGCTCTGAGTCTAACGATGTGGCTTTTGTGCGCTTTCGCACGCCAAATCATGCTATCAATGCTATTAATAAGCTTCACGCGCATCAATTCAAAGGATCACTACTTAGCGTAGAGCTAAAAAAGCGTACGGACGGTGCTCTACGTCGTGAAATGCACATGCGCGATGATACCCGGAAAAAACAACATTCTATTCAGGAGCAGATTGAACAGTTTAGCGGAAAGACTTTGCCTGTTAACCAAAATCATCTGGACCATGCAAGCCGTCTCATCGTTCGGAATTTGCCATTTGACATGTCCATGGAAGATCTTCGCGCCGTTTTTCTCCCCTACGGTGCTCTGTACAATGTTTCTTTACCCACCGATGAAAGCAGTGGCAAGGGGCGTGGTTTTGCATTTATATGGTATGTGTCCAAATCCGATGCTGCCAAGGCCATGGAGGCCATTAATGGTGTGTCACTAAGACATGGTGCGGCCGAACAAGCTCGACTGAAAAAAGCCCAAGGAAAAAATGGCCGCGAAGCGGCCAAAGAGGCCCTCGCTGAAGTGCATAAAACAGCACAGCCAGCTCGTCCTGTGGCAGTAGACTGGTCGCTGTCGCAAAAAGACTGGATGTCACAAGCAGAGGAGAGTGACGAGCAACCATCGCCTAAACGAAAGCGCATGGACTTGTCAGATGAGGAAGATGGAAACGAGGAGAGCGAGGATGATGATACCGAAGCAAAGGAACGTCCCATGCTGGCGCCACCGGAGGCAGGAACTACTCTTTTCATTCGTAATCTACCTTACCAAGCAACGGAACAAGAGCTCAAGGACTTATTTAGGTCATTCGGCCCTCTTCGTTATGCTCGTATCACCATGGATCCTGTCACGAACCGGAGTCGTGGCACTGGGTTCATCTGCTTTTGGAAGCGCGAATCAGCCGATGCTTTGCTTCGTGACGCGGAAATTGTGCACCAAGAAACTTCTGCTCCTGATGCACATACCAAATCAAACCCTTTTAAAGTGCCCTCTGTCATTACTGCGGATCCATCTGCACCACTCGTGGCGCGTTTCTCCTTGCATGGCCGTGTTTTGCATGTCGTACGCGCCGTGACGCGCGAGACAGCGTCCAGCCTCgaagcgacggcgcgcaaAGAACGCGAGAAGGGTGATAAGCGTAATACATTTCTTTTGCGAGAAGGCGTTCCATTTCCCAATACCCAACTTGCAGCTTCCTTATCAGATGCTGAGAGGGAGCGACGTATGCGCTCGTTTTCGATCCGTCGCGCACAACTAGGAGCAAACCCATCATTACATATATCGAAGACTCGTCTTGCTGTTCACCAATTACCACTTTTCGTAACGAATAAGATGCTTAAGCGCATAGCTTTGCACGCAGTTCGTGCCTTCAATGATGAAGTGAAGGAAGGTAAGCGGGTTGATCTCGACAAAGATGAAAAGGACGACAAAACACTTAGTGTAAATGCGAAGCAGCCGACGGAGGCCAAACATCGACCACCACCGTCTGTCGTGGTGCAGTCCAAGGTGGTGCTACAAAGCGAACGTGTTGATCCGCTTACTGGCCAGGGTCGCTCACGTGGTTATGGGTTCCTTGAGATGCGCTCCTTTGCTCATGCGCTCAAAGTACTACGTTGGGCTAACGCAAATAAGAACCTCGGAAGCTTGCTTGTCCATTGGTGGCGCGAGGAGCTTGAAGCTCTCCGTGCTAAGCTCATACGTGATGATTCGAATGAGGCGCAATTGCGGATAAAACGCATCGATCAGGCATTGAATAACATGGAGACTTCGTCCAAATCAGAAGCTCGTGGTGTACTTCGTATTGAATTTTCAATCGAAAATATCACCACAGTTCGGAAGCGTGTACTGCGCCAGGAACAGGCTCGCGATAAGGCTAGTAAACGGCAAAAAAAGGAAGACGATACCGTACAAGAAACGATGGAGGAGTCAGAAAGTGATCAAGACGCTGATGATGAATCACAACATCTTCCCTCACAACGAACAGCTAAATTGCATCGAAAATCCGGATCGGAAAAAATTCAGCGCGAAATGAAGAATCGATCGTTGGGATCACTCATCGGGAAAAAGCGTGCGGTCCGAAAGCGTAAACACAATTCCAAGTAA
- a CDS encoding ubiquinone biosynthesis protein COQ9: MIAGRQGVEAVLRASLVHVPENAFSLAAIRKTLLKQQQHNAADVERALSVLFPGPDPAPTSAPRRLFQAWDDRATMHVNGVFEEKEKNSMDVTVQWLCDRLAYNDPVRPHLLPVLKLLTSDALFPNIPYFACLPLSFRLPNPGPVMARAAQIADDACNTTGLVSAKGIEWYATRSRLAFAYVASELVYATQLDLSTESVADLLKRIVYTPGAYELGNHGMRSIHQWAEWGGRGWLGILRSWNL; encoded by the exons ATGATAGCAGGAAGACAAGGTGTAGAAGCCGTATTGCGCGCATCACTGGTCCATGTGCCTGAAAATGCATTCAGTTTAGCGGCTATTCGTAAGACGCTGCTGAAGCAACAACAACATAATGCAGCTGATGTGGAACGTGCCTTGTCTGTCTTATTTCCAGGGCCTGATCCGGCACCCAcgtcagcgcctcggcgcctTTTCCAAGCCTGGGATGACAGGGCAACAATGCATGTGAATGGAGTGTTTGAAGAAAAAGAAAAGAATAGCATGGATGTGACAGTGCAATGGCTTTGCGATCGCTTAGCATACAATGATCCAGTGAGACCACATTTGCTGCCC GTTCTGAAGCTGCTTACCTCGGATGCTTTATTCCCCAACATTCCTTATTTTGCATGTCTACCGCTATCATTCCGTCTTCCAAATCCAGGGCCAGTTATggctcgcgctgcacaaATAGCAGACGATGCATGTAACACTACAGGACTTGTTAGTGCCAAAGGA ATTGAATGGTATGCTACTCGCTCACGCTTGGCCTTTGCATATGTTGCATCTG AACTTGTGTATGCAACGCAACTGGATTTAAGCACTGAAAGTGTTGCAGATTTGCTCAAGCGTATTGTCTATACACCTGGTGCATATGAGCTCGGCAATCATGGTATGCGCAGTATTCATCAATGGGCTGAATGGGGTGGTCGAGGCTGGCTAG GTATCTTGCGAAGCTGGAATCTATGA